The Dioscorea cayenensis subsp. rotundata cultivar TDr96_F1 chromosome 11, TDr96_F1_v2_PseudoChromosome.rev07_lg8_w22 25.fasta, whole genome shotgun sequence genomic interval GGTTTTATAAATCCATTTGTAACACGGCAAAGGTGGTCCGCTCTAATTTCAAACTCTTTTCCTGTGACCCTGACCTTGTGGACATTTGGAATGATGCTTGTATTTTTGATCTTCCCATCTCTCGCAAGCCTACTTTTCTTAACACTTCCATGGATCTTGATGAGTTCAAATTCACAGACATAATTTCTTCTAATGGTTTCTACTCTGATATTACCAGTGAATTGTTTGGGAACTCTTTTGATATAAACTGCAAAAATGACATTCAATTTAATAATGATGGCACTCTGGTTTGGAAATGGAATCATCTTTCCTGTAATGCTTCTGTTGCTTCCACGGTATATAATCATCTTAGCAGAAATCTTTGTTCCACTTATTCCTCTAATTCCTGGATTGGCTGGCATGAAATTTGGAGACCTCCGGTCATCCCGCGTATCAAGGTTCATATCTGGAAGCTTGCTCATGGCAAACTCTCCACTTATTCctatctttataatttaaacattGGTCCAAATAACCCATGCCCCCTTTGTGGGTTGGAACCTGAAACTGCTGTTCACCTATTCTGGTCCTGCCCTAAGATTCTTCTTTGCTGGCATGACCTGTTTGCTAAGATTAATTTACCTTCACATTTTATTGACTCTCTTAGCACAGGTGCTTGGCTTTTGACTATCAGTGACCCTTGGTCCAAAGCTCTTATTGCTACTATCTTATGGCTTATCTGGAAGCAACGTTGCAACCTTGTTTTTAGGAATGAACCTCTCAATACCAGTGTTATTCTCCCTCGGGCTTGGGCAATCTGTATAGACTTCAACAGACTAGCTATCAGGGAGTGTGCTCTTCTTAGCTCTAATTCTGGCACCATTGTCATTTTTACTGATGCATCTTGGTCGGTGGACTCTTCGGCCGCTGGTTTAGGTTTCTTAATCCTCACTAATTCCAATCGTGTTTTAGCTGCAGGCTCCAGGGGCATCTCCTTTTCCTCTCCCCTGCAGGCTGAGATTGCTGCTATCAACTTCGCCTTCAATACTTGCACTGATAATGGTTGGACGCCAAATATGGTTTTCTGTGACTGCCCTGGGGTGGCACAACTTCTGAATCATTTCAATATCAGCTTTGCTTGGCATGTCAACTCTGAGTTCCACTGCATGAGGAGAAACCTGGCGCTGTTCCCAAATGCTTCCATCCACACCATCTCCAGAGATCTGAATTCTTTTGCTGACACTCTTGCAAATTTCGGGAAATCAAACCCTCgacttttctctttttctcgaGAGGCTTTGATGGGCCATTTTGGATTGAGGAGCTTTGTTTGCTTCACAATCTTAGCTTTTGAGCCctctttgttttttggttttctttttgtttctctttagcTTCGTGCTCTCctgtcaaaaatttaaaataataataataaaaaaaatattatttaaacattttatctAATGCCCTTatgttgatatattttttttcaaactgttcctataattttgattttttatattttttatttaagattatatatatatatatatatataagtacaaGATATGAACTATAaaagtgtttattttttaagaaagacAAAATGGAGGAAATAAAAAAGGCATAGAAAGAAAAACTTCATAATGGACATTTATGATTATTTCACTAAAGATTATGGATGGGAAAGCATTTTATTGgcaaaataatgaattttttaaataataataataataataataataataaatttatggaGAAATGGATTTGTTTTATGATCAAAACCAATACCACCCCCTAAAATTTtagtcaatttttattttagtaataaaatataaaacatataaaacatataaaacatttattttgacCATGACTtatagaaatttatttgtttaatccCTTATACTATGgctagtaattttttttaaataataataataataataataataataataatattgttgttgttgttattattattattattattattattattattattattattatgatacatatatgtatatatatatatatatatatatatagaagggatacatttattttatacttaaaaGTAAATACtagttttcaattatttttagatGTTTAATCCACATCTTTTACAGAAGTTATAAGTTTTAAACCAGTTCTTTGTCAATaatctttaatatttaattaatattaatatataaaaacatttattttgacAGCTCaattatacaaatttatttattttaatctattATTCTAGGGATCTATTAGTTTTTCTTGtcatataattttacaaatcaaaGTGATTTTTGGTCCATCAACATTGACCCAGTATTACACATTGAACGCAGTAATATCAAAAATTTCTCATCTATGGGTAGACTTATAGTTTAATTCCATGTGCTCACGGGTGTATTATCACGCAAGTGTACCTGCGCTTGTGGCattcattgaaattttttaatattaaaaaaaaaacaaattaacaatCTAAAttctactttttgttttttttagaaaaataatcaagTGAATTCGATTCCGTGGTAATTATTGGTAATTATCACAGAAGACGTggtagattttaaattttattatttattttttatataatataaaaataaattagtaattacttttaaaaattactatcacttattctaaaaattattaaattaaaataattagacaGATAACGATAAAGTACATCTTGGTTTCATTGTAATTATCACGTAATTAAATCCGTGGGATCATCTCTCTTGTTTTTAATGGactctaaaaattattaaattaaaataattagacaGATAACGATAAACGAACTCATCTCCCCTAGTTCTGgaacaaaaaaaataccatgATTCCATCCTATTAAAAACTGACACGTGTCCCTATTagcaatagaaaaaatataataacatcacaTGAGACACATGTCAGAATATGATAGATTAGAACTAGTGTATTCTCTGGTTTCAAAACCAAAAGATAATAAACTACATCTTGGTTTCATCATAATTACCACGAAACTATATCCGTGGAATCATCTCTCTTGTTTTTAATGGACTTCCTTCCTTCACCTAACTATCTACATCTTcccaatatttattaatatctcATCAAATAAACACAACAAAGACCAACGACTCATCCCACATAATCTTCAAAGTCTTTCTTCCCACAaagcagagagagagagagagagagagagagagagatgtgaaTGTTCCTAGCAAGTGATGTTAGAGATGTTAATagttgagagaaagagaggaagaagctGTACGCTATCCAAAGAAAAGTTTCCAGCCAGGAAAGGTTTGAACTTGTATGCAGCCATCCAAAGAAACAGCTTCCAACACGGAAAGGTGTGAACTTGTTTTTAGTCTAAAACTGAACTAGTTATtccttttcttgctttttttgaTACCTTTTTCTCCTGACTtgttcatcttctccaaaacttctccctctttctcttctctttttatcttttgcaTCGCCATTTGTCATCTTAATTGCTCTCTTTCTGGCCTTTCTTTGATGCAAATCTTTCTCTTTTGATTAAAGGgttctttgttttcctcattCTCTTTCCTTAATTTTCCCTTCTGTGTTTCAAAGActctttctttgttgattcTTTCATGCCCATGTCTTGTTTGTTTTAAAGATTGggttttttctttctcattagTTGTTCTCTGTTGATGTTCATGCCCTCTTTCTTTCAAAGACTCAATTTTTGTCCATAAAGTTCATCACTTTGAAAatcagaagaagaagtagaagaagagagATGGGGTGTTTTAGCTTCTTGAAAGGGCAACACAGTGGTAGTAAGAGAAGTGGTAGAAGGGAATCCAGTCCCAGACAGACAACTACACCAGCACAGCCTTCTACCAGCATTGCTAGTGGCTCAGATGGCTCTGCAGGAGGAACACAGCCTCCCAGCAAGTCTTCAGCTTCTACTTCCTCTCAGCGCAGCATTACAAACATGTATGAGGAGAAGGCGCAATGCCTTCGTGTTTTCGGCTTCGATGAGCTTAGGCATGCCACCAATGACTTCAGTAGGCTTCTTAAGATTGGAGAAGGTGGCTTTGGTAGTGTTTACAAAGGCTTCATTGATCTAAATGGCAATGGTGAGAAGATCCCAGTTGCCATCAAGAAGCTTAACCAACATGGCTTgcaggtatatatatacatgattcaATGAATGTTTGATTCATTTCGATGTTTTGATGCTCAGGAGAATGCTTTGTAGCTTATGCATGATTAAATGTTGATTGTGacttgatttttctttgttttggtgtTGTATTCTTGTGACAAGTTGTCATTAAACTAGTAACAGTCTATATTCATAGGATGTAACCAGTCCATGTTGTTGTTTATATGAAATTCAATAGTTTATTAGAGAAAGAACCAATCATTATATGCAGGGATTGTTTTCTTGGCAGTTGTTAGAATTCTTTCTTAGCTTTGAAGAATGTGAGGCCTATATAAACAATGTTGTGTAGATTAGTTGGTAAAATTTATCGGCTATCATCCCAATTGCCACACAAGTAGGAATGTGGCTACTCTggtttgttttcattgttagtaatttttttttcattgatttttcactCTAGGGACACAAACAATGGTTGGCAGAAGTTCAATTTCTTGGAGTTGTTGAGCATCCAAATCTTGTAAAACTTATCGGCTATTGTGGTGAAGATGGTGAGAGAGGGATTCAAAGACTGCTTGTTTATGAATTCATGGCTAACAAGAGCTTGGAACATCATTTGTTCGGCCGAACATTGCCGCCGATTCCATGGAAATTAAGAATAAAGATAGTCTTAGGAGCAGCCGAAGGGTTGGCGTACCTACATGAAGGATTAGAAATTCAGGTGTTACTTAGGATCTTTCCCACTGTATTTTTGTTTAAGAGTAATGCTTTGCCATCAATTGAAAGTGgttaaaaatttcattgttaTGTTCAGGTGATTTACCGGGACTTCAAAGCGGCCAATGTTTTATTAGACGAAGAGTTTAATCCGAAGCTATCAGACTTTGGACTAGCCAGGGAGGGACCGACAGATGGTCGGAGTCATGTATCAACAGCAGTATGTCAGAAATTTTACTTGAATAGTATAAAACTGTGTTACATACTACTGTCTTTTTAATGTTCGTATATTTCTTGGTTTGTTCTTGGCAGGTTGTAGGAACATATGGTTATGCAGCTCCGGATTACATAGAGACAGGCCATCTCACTATCAAGAGTGATGTATGGGGTTTCGGGGTGTTTCTGTATGAAATTCTCACCGGCAGGCGCACGTTGGAGAGAAACCGGCCAACCAACGAGCAAAAGCTATTGGATTGGGTAAAGCAATTTCCTCCAGATGCCAGAACATTCGGCGTAATTATTGATCCAAGACTTAGGCATCAGTTTCCTATTGATGCTGCCCGGGAGGTTGCTAAACTTGCTGATAGATGCCTTGTGAAGGAGGCCAAACTCCGGCCAAGTATGAGCAATGTTGTCGAATGCTTGCGCCATGTGCTCCAATTATCGGAAGACTTCGAGGCCTCTGAACAGCAAAGACCAAAGCCCTCCCCCACACAGTCGAGAAATGCGAAGAGAACAACAAATAGGGTAAAGTTTCTCAAGTCTTTGTTAGTTTCTAGTACTTTTCCGGGTTTAAGCTGATGAATCTTGATGTTTTTACAGGCATAGCATAGAGGTTTATTTGCGCGCCGATGTAACTAATCTTTGTGGCGGTACTAGCACTTGCAGAGatgttattcattttgtttttcgGCAAAATCCTGAATTTTGAAATGATAAAGGAGTTTCAAGGTGTGCATTTTGCAGAGGCATGTTAATCACAGTCAGTACCAATGAATTCATTGGAAGAAGGAACAAAACTTGTAACAAAATTCACAAGCAGCAGTGGTGTGGAAAGATGGATGGATCTTATTTAGCTTTTCTCTATCAGGCTAAAAGATTTCAGTctattttttgtaatatatatttactCCGAGGCATTTGtatgtatgttttctttaaagcTTATACAATTTGGAAACATTTGATTTCATGAATACTTCTGAATGGCTCAACAATCTCTGAAATCTGTATTATATTTATCGGTTCATATTGGAAAACAGGTAATCTAAGCATGTTCACAATATGATTTCCAATAAATAAGCCGGATTCTGAAATCCTGGTTAAGGAAAAGAACTCTATAATTC includes:
- the LOC120272453 gene encoding probable serine/threonine-protein kinase PBL19 isoform X2, whose translation is MGCFSFLKGQHSGSKRSGRRESSPRQTTTPAQPSTSIASGSDGSAGGTQPPSKSSASTSSQRSITNMYEEKAQCLRVFGFDELRHATNDFSRLLKIGEGGFGSVYKGFIDLNGNGEKIPVAIKKLNQHGLQGHKQWLAEVQFLGVVEHPNLVKLIGYCGEDGERGIQRLLVYEFMANKSLEHHLFGRTLPPIPWKLRIKIVLGAAEGLAYLHEGLEIQVIYRDFKAANVLLDEEFNPKLSDFGLAREGPTDGRSHVSTAVVGTYGYAAPDYIETGHLTIKSDVWGFGVFLYEILTGRRTLERNRPTNEQKLLDWVKQFPPDARTFGVIIDPRLRHQFPIDAAREVAKLADRCLVKEAKLRPSMSNVVECLRHVLQLSEDFEASEQQRPKPSPTQSRNAKRTTNRA
- the LOC120272453 gene encoding probable serine/threonine-protein kinase PBL19 isoform X1, with the translated sequence MQPSKETASNTERRRSRRREMGCFSFLKGQHSGSKRSGRRESSPRQTTTPAQPSTSIASGSDGSAGGTQPPSKSSASTSSQRSITNMYEEKAQCLRVFGFDELRHATNDFSRLLKIGEGGFGSVYKGFIDLNGNGEKIPVAIKKLNQHGLQGHKQWLAEVQFLGVVEHPNLVKLIGYCGEDGERGIQRLLVYEFMANKSLEHHLFGRTLPPIPWKLRIKIVLGAAEGLAYLHEGLEIQVIYRDFKAANVLLDEEFNPKLSDFGLAREGPTDGRSHVSTAVVGTYGYAAPDYIETGHLTIKSDVWGFGVFLYEILTGRRTLERNRPTNEQKLLDWVKQFPPDARTFGVIIDPRLRHQFPIDAAREVAKLADRCLVKEAKLRPSMSNVVECLRHVLQLSEDFEASEQQRPKPSPTQSRNAKRTTNRA